The following are encoded together in the Lactuca sativa cultivar Salinas chromosome 1, Lsat_Salinas_v11, whole genome shotgun sequence genome:
- the LOC111913466 gene encoding uncharacterized protein LOC111913466 isoform X1 — protein sequence MTPAAAAAATPTNYTAGQFGDTTYTKVFVGGLAWETQKDTMKTYFEQFGEILEAVVITDKTTGRSKGYGFVTFREADAAMRACVDAAPVIDGRRANCNLASLGVQRSKPSTPNKLGGGRTIRVMGGYGGGYHHHNHNHHQAGGAGGMGTTAFPSATAFPHYAIHQGIPFPATNLYGYSPYSPDYTYPTSYYNVYGGTNGQYPYYGANAGGGMITAAGAAAAAAAFYPYLNMAEGGHGNYATGQSYGVYPHHLYQYSAVNSSGGYPQQYGTPISLAATPPLQPAGVNMVLQSPAAHH from the exons ATGACTCCGGCGGCGGCTGCGGCGGCGACACCTACTAATTACACGGCCGGACAGTTTGGTGATACGACTTACACAAAAGTGTTTGTTGGTGGGTTGGCTTGGGAAACCCAGAAAGATACCATGAAAACGTACTTTGAGCAGTTTGGTGAGATCTTGGAAGCTGTTGTCATCACTGATAAGACCACTGGCAGATCTAAAGGCTATGGCTTT GTGACTTTCCGGGAAGCCGATGCGGCGATGAGGGCTTGTGTTGATGCAGCTCCGGTGATTGACGGCAGGAGGGCCAACTGCAATCTTGCTTCTTTGGGTGTTCAAAGATCGAAACCCTCAACCCCTAACAAACTCG GTGGAGGAAGGACCATTAGGGTCATGGGTGGTTATGGAGGAGGGTATCATCATCATAATCATAACCATCATCAAGCTGGTGGTGCAGGTGGAATGGGGACGACAGCTTTCCCTTCTGCTACAGCCTTCCCTCATTATGCCATCCACCAAGGCATCCCTTTCCCTGCTACTAATCTTTATGg ATACTCTCCATATTCTCCAGATTACACATATCCAACG AGTTACTATAATGTTTATGGAGGCACAAATGGGCAGTATCCATATTATGGAGCAAACGCCGGTGGTGGTATGATAACAGCTGCCGGAGCTGCCGCCGCAGCCGCCGCCTTCTACCCCTACCTGAACATGGCGGAAGGTGGTCATGGAAACTACGCAACTGGTCAAAGCTATGGTGTGTACCCTCATCATCTTTATCAGTATTCTGCCGTGAATTCTTCAGGAGGATACCCACAACAGTATGGCACTCCGATCTCCCTAGCAGCTACTCCACCATTGCAACCTGCAG GCGTAAACATGGTTCTACAATCGCCTGCTGCTCATCATTAA
- the LOC111913466 gene encoding uncharacterized protein LOC111913466 isoform X2: MTPAAAAAATPTNYTAGQFGDTTYTKVFVGGLAWETQKDTMKTYFEQFGEILEAVVITDKTTGRSKGYGFVTFREADAAMRACVDAAPVIDGRRANCNLASLGVQRSKPSTPNKLGGGRTIRVMGGYGGGYHHHNHNHHQAGGAGGMGTTAFPSATAFPHYAIHQGIPFPATNLYGYSPYSPDYTYPTSYYNVYGGTNGQYPYYGANAGGGMITAAGAAAAAAAFYPYLNMAEGGHGNYATGQSYGVYPHHLYQYSAVNSSGGYPQQYGTPISLAATPPLQPAVCFAVPQA, encoded by the exons ATGACTCCGGCGGCGGCTGCGGCGGCGACACCTACTAATTACACGGCCGGACAGTTTGGTGATACGACTTACACAAAAGTGTTTGTTGGTGGGTTGGCTTGGGAAACCCAGAAAGATACCATGAAAACGTACTTTGAGCAGTTTGGTGAGATCTTGGAAGCTGTTGTCATCACTGATAAGACCACTGGCAGATCTAAAGGCTATGGCTTT GTGACTTTCCGGGAAGCCGATGCGGCGATGAGGGCTTGTGTTGATGCAGCTCCGGTGATTGACGGCAGGAGGGCCAACTGCAATCTTGCTTCTTTGGGTGTTCAAAGATCGAAACCCTCAACCCCTAACAAACTCG GTGGAGGAAGGACCATTAGGGTCATGGGTGGTTATGGAGGAGGGTATCATCATCATAATCATAACCATCATCAAGCTGGTGGTGCAGGTGGAATGGGGACGACAGCTTTCCCTTCTGCTACAGCCTTCCCTCATTATGCCATCCACCAAGGCATCCCTTTCCCTGCTACTAATCTTTATGg ATACTCTCCATATTCTCCAGATTACACATATCCAACG AGTTACTATAATGTTTATGGAGGCACAAATGGGCAGTATCCATATTATGGAGCAAACGCCGGTGGTGGTATGATAACAGCTGCCGGAGCTGCCGCCGCAGCCGCCGCCTTCTACCCCTACCTGAACATGGCGGAAGGTGGTCATGGAAACTACGCAACTGGTCAAAGCTATGGTGTGTACCCTCATCATCTTTATCAGTATTCTGCCGTGAATTCTTCAGGAGGATACCCACAACAGTATGGCACTCCGATCTCCCTAGCAGCTACTCCACCATTGCAACCTGCAG TTTGTTTTGCTGTACCACAGGCGTAA